A genomic stretch from Arachis stenosperma cultivar V10309 chromosome 3, arast.V10309.gnm1.PFL2, whole genome shotgun sequence includes:
- the LOC130965840 gene encoding uncharacterized protein LOC130965840: protein MANTFNIVWSGPKLDGKLDYNYWETLMSTHLNAQNLWNFIESGSQEGADAAQQRRDQLALSQIHQGVDYTVFGKIANAKSAKEAWNTLKLPYKGIDKAQKVKLQSLRREYERYEMSSSETVEQYFTHVTDLVNKMRVYGEDMPDSKVVEKILRTMPMKYDHVVTTILESYDMDTMMIAELQGTMESHISRILKKSEKSIEEALKSRVNFNNVAESSHTQKGRGHGFNFQSRGRGSFRGRGRGNYNQGSYNNFTPPNQGRGGMNFRSVN, encoded by the coding sequence ATGGCAAACACTTTTAACATTGTGTGGTCCGGTCCCAAGTTAGATGGGAAACTTGATTATAATTATTGGGAGACTTTAATGTCTACCCATTTGAATGCCCAGAACCTATGGAACTTCATTGAATCGGGTTCGCAAGAAGGAGCAGATGCTGCCCAACAAAGGAGAGATCAATTGGCACTATCTCAAATTCATCAAGGAGTAGATTATACGGTGTTTGGCAAAATAGCAAATGCCAAAAGTGCAAAAGAAGCATGGAACACGTTGAAGCTGCCATACAAAGGCATAGATAAAGCTCAGAAAGTAAAGCTACAGTCTTTGAGAAGAGAATATGAAAGGTACGAGATGTCTAGCTCAGAAACTGTTGAGCAATATTTTACTCATGTTACAGACCTTGTCAATAAGATGAGAGTCTATGGAGAAGATATGCCCGATAGCAAAGTAGTTGAGAAAATTCTTCGCACCATGCCGATGAAGTATGACCATGTGGTGACTACGATACTGGAGTCCTATGATATGGATACCATGATGATTGCAGAGTTGCAAGGAACCATGGAAAGCCACATCAGTAGAATACTGAAGAAATCAGAAAAATCAATCGAAGAAGCCCTGAAAAGCCGAGTGAATTTCAACAACGTTGCAGAATCAAGCCATACACAAAAAGGACGAGGTCATGGTTTTAATTTTCAAAGTAGAGGCAGAGGAAGTTTCAGAGGTAGAGGTCGTGGCAATTACAACCAAGGAAGTTACAATAATTTTACACCACCTAATCAAGGAAGAGGTGGAATGAATTTTAGGTCTGTCAACTGA